Sequence from the Streptomyces sp. NBC_00358 genome:
GTCACCGCGGACTGGCGGGGGCCCGCGCTGCTCGCCCTGTGCGCCTGCGTGCTCCTGCACTTCGAGTTCGCCCGCAAGACCGCCTGGGAGGCACCACCGGGCGCCCGCTTCTACTCGACCGCTCTCGGCCCCCGCCGCGCCGCCGTCGTGACCGCGGGCCTCGCGGCGGGCGCGGTCGGCTGCCAGGTGCTGGTGTTCGCGCCGCAGGGCCCGCTCGGGCTGCTGCCCTGCCTGGCGGTCATCCTCCCCGTCCGGGGCTTCCGGCGGTTCCTGGCCGCCGGGAGCGGTGGGTGGCCTCTGCCCACCGCCATCGGCTTTGTCGTGGCCACCTACCTGGGCCTCGTCCTCCGGGCGGTGCTGCTGCCGTGACCGATGAACTTCCCCTGTCCTGCGAGGAGTTGCTCACCACCACGCGGTCGGTGCGGCACGGCCTGGACCTGGACCGGCCGGTGGACCGGGACCTGGTCGAGGACTGCCTGCGCATTGCCCTGCAGGCTCCGAACGGCAGCAACCGGCAGAACTGGCGCTGGATCCTGCTCACCGACCCGCGGATCCGCGCGGAGGTGGCCGAGGTGTACCGGGCCGCGTTCTACGACCGTAACGCCGCCGCGCTGGAGCGGCTGCCGGAGCTTCCCGAGGCGCCGCGCTCCGTGCTCACCGCCGCCCGTGCGCTGGCCGACCGGCTGCACCGGGTGCCGGTCCTGGTGATCCCCTGTCTCGAAGTGGCCCAGGGAACGCTGCCGACGGGCAACCAGGCCGGCCTGTGGGCGTCGTTGCTGCCCGCGGCCTGGAGCTATGCGCTGGCCGCCCGCAGCCGCGGACTGGTCACCGCCTGGACGGCGGTCCACCTGGACCGCGAGCAGGAGGTCGCCGACCTGCTCGGTCTGCCGCCCACCGTCCGGCAGGGCGCCCTGCTGCCGACGGCCCACCCGCTGCGCGGCACGTTCCGGCCGGGCCCGCGGCTGCCGCTGGAGGAGGTCCTGCACCACGACGGCTGGCAGGGCGCCCGACCCGTCTGAAGCCTCCGGAGCGGAGCCGCCGGCGCGGGCCCGTCAGCCGACCTGCGGGCTGGGCGTCGGGGTGTCCGTGTGCACGTTCAGGTCGGGCCGCGCCGTGAGGACGACCAGGGGGGCGCCCGGCTGCGGCGGGGGCGGCGTGAGCTGGTCCTTGGGGAGCGTCGGCGGGGCGCTCTGCTGGGCGAGGACCTGGTCGAAGTTGATGGTGCCGGTCTTCTCCATCATCGTGATGTGGTCGAGGACCGTGTCGTTCGCGAGGTTCGCGAGATTGCGCACGAGCGTGTTCTCGGTGGTGGCCCGGACCTTGGCGATGACCAGGAAGATGCTGCCGTGGGTGACGCGCAGGATGTTGGCGGCGGTCGTGTCGAACTGCTTGCCGTTCTGCGCCACGGAGGTCGCCACGAACTGCTGCTGCTGCGGAGACGCCTGGTTCGGCAGGGTGATGTTCAGCTGCAGGGCGACCTTGCGGTCCATATCGTCGAGGCGGGCGTGCCCCACGATCAGGTGCTTGCCGGCCTCCCGCATCGCCGGTGTCGAGCCCTTCTTCAGCGCGATCTCACCCAACGGGTACTCCCACAGCCCGGCCGCGCGGACCTTGACGACGAAGTCGCGGTCGGCCTCGGTGAGCGGGCCCCACTGGGTGTTCGCGATGACGCGGGTCTGAGCGCTGGACGTGGTCTGGACGCCGAGCATGGTGGGGTAGACGAGAGCGGCGAGGGTCAGGGCCACGGCGCCGCCCACGAAGACCGTTCCTGCCATGTTGCGTGAGACGGGCATGATGCCTCCTGACGTGATGTTCGGGTATCGCAGGGGGTACGGCTGCCAGGGCCTCCGTGATCATGTCGCCGGGTAAAATCTGCCCGACGCCCTGTGGTTTGCGTCACAGCCCTGAGGCTCGGGTCCGCCGAAGTTTCCCATGGGCGGCCCGCGCGCCCACCCGGTACCGGGCAACGGGCGGGTTCGGCCGGGTCGTTCGGCCGGGGCGCCCGGTAGGGGTGTCCGCCCGACGTGTTCGCCGAGGTCTTCGCAGAGGTGCGCGCCGAGGTGTCCGGAGGGCCGACGGGCCGGCGGGTCCGGGGAAGGGAACTGCTCTCCATCAATCGATTGATCGGCGCCTGTCGTCCGCGTAGTCTCCCGCCATGCCCGACTCGCCACCCGCCACACCGGCCCCCGCGCCACCGCCCGCCGACGCCAGCCGTGAACGCATCATCGCGGCCGCCACCACCCTCTTCGCCGAGCACGGCTACGACGGCACCAGCACCCGCCGGATCGCCGCCGACGCGGGGCTGAACATGGCCACCGTCGCCTACCACGTCGGCGGGAAGCCGGACCTCTACCGGGAGGTCATGCTCCGGGCCCACCTCGCCGAGCAGCGGGTACTGACGGACGCGCTGGCCGCCTTCCGGGAGCTCGCGCCCACCGAGCCGGTCGCCGCCGTCACCGGCCTCGTCGACCGGTACCTGGACTTCTGTCTCGACCAGCCGCACATCCCGGCCCTGTGGATGCGCCGCTGGCTCTCCGACGCCGCCGAATTCGCGAATCTGGAGGCCGCGTACGCGCGCCCGCTGATCGAAGCGGTCCGCGACACCGTGCGCGAGGTCGTCCCGGCCGCACTGCCCGCCGGGACCGCCGCACCCGCCGACATCGAGATGACCGTCTGGACGGTGCTCTGGAGCACGCACGGCTTCTGCCGCTCGGGCATCCGTTCCGAGGTCCCGCGCTTTCGCGCCCACCTGCGCGGCCTCGTCCTGAGGGATCTCGGGCTCGCCGCCCGGGACCCGCGCGACCAGGGGCACGTATGACGACCGCCCTGGTCCCCCCGGCCACCGACGGCGAACTCACCCGGCGCCGGCTCCTCGTCTACGGCATCGGCTCGGTCGGCACGGGCATCTTCTCCACCGTCCCCGGCCTGCTGCTGCTCTACTTCATGACCGACGCGCTGGGCGTCCCCGCCGGAATCGCCGGACTCGTGGTCGCCCTGCCCAAGGCGTGGGACGCCGTCTTCAACCCCCTGGTCGGCGCCGCCAGCGACCGTGAGGCCGTCCGTACCGGCCGACGGACCCGACTGCTCGTCGCCGGCGGGCTCGCGCTGCCCGCCGCGTTCGCGGCGATGTTCCTGTCCCCGATGACCGGCACGGGTGCAGCGGTCTGGGTGACCGTCACCTTCGTACTGGCCGCGAGCGCCTTCTCACTGTTCCAGGTGCCCTACGTGGCCCTGCCCGCCGAGATGTCGTCCGTACCGGCCGTCCGCACCCGGATCATGGTCTGGCGGATCGTCTTCCTGACCCTGGGGATCCTCGTCGCGGGCGGCGCGGCCCCGCTCGTGGTCGGCGTCGCGGGCGGCGGCCGTACGGGGTACGGAGTGATGGGCGTGGCCGTGGGCCTTGTCATCGCCGCCGTCCTGATGGTGCCCGCCCTCGGTACCCGCTGGGTGCGCTCCCGACCCGGACTCGAGCCCCTCGGCCTGGTCGAGGCCTTCCGTACGGCACGCGGCAACCGGGCGTTCTTCGCGCTGCTCGCCTCGTTCGTGCTGCAGGCCGCCGCCGTCGCGATCATGCTCGCCGCCGCGCCCTACGTCGCCACCTACCGCCTAGGCGGCTACGGCCTGACCTCGATGCTCTTCGTCTGCCTGGTCGCACCCAGCGCCGTCGCCGTCCCGCTCTGGGCCAAGGCCGCCGGACGCTGGGGCAGACTGCGCTGCCTCACGGTCGCGACCTGCGGATACGCCGCCGGCGCGGCGGCCCTGCTCCCGGCGGCCGGCAGCGGCAGCGGCACCGTGGCGGTCGTCGCGACGCTCGCACTGTGCGGGCTGCTCGGCGTCTGCTACGCGGCCCTGCAGGTCCTGCCGCTCGCCCTTCTCCCCGACACCGTGCACGCCGACAAGGCCAGGACCGGCCAGGTCCAGTCCGGAGCGTTCACCGGACTGTGGACGGCCGGTGAGACCGTCGGCCTCGCCGCCGGACCGGGGGCCTACTCGATCGCCCTGGCCGCCACCGGCTTCGTCTCCTCGACCCTGGACCATCCGGTCGCCCAGACCGCCACCGCGCGAACCGGAATCCTTCTGGGCTTCAGCCTCGTCCCCGCCCTGCTCATGCTGCTCTCGCTGCCTGCCCTGCGCGCCTACGGCCGCCGCCGCGCCGCGCAAGAAACGGAAACCCCCTGATGACGACTCCCCAGCAGGCGACCGTCCCCGCGCGGGCCGCCCACCCCGGTCTGCCCGAGACGGGCCGCACCGGCGCCGACCTCCTCGCCGAACTCACCGTCCTCACCGCCGCCGACCTGCCCACCCGGGGCGGACACACCACCGCCTACGTCTACGACAGCGGCCGTCCCGAGGTCCGCGAAGCCGCCGAACGGGCCTACCTGACGATGATGGAGGTCAACGGCCTGGACCCGACGGCCTTCCCCAGCATCGTCACCCTCGAACGCCAGGTCGTCGGCGCGACGGCAGCCCGGCTCGGCGGCGACGACACCACCCCGGGCATCTTCACCAGCGGCGGAACCGAGTCGATCATTCTCGCGGTGAAGGCCGCCCGGGACGCCCGCCCCGATGTCCTCGCCCCGGAGATCGTCGTCCCGGTCACCGCCCACGCCGCCTTCCACAAGGCCGGCAGCTACCTGCGGGTCACCGTCCGCAGCGCACCCGTCGACCCCGAGACCTACCGCGCCGACCCGGCCGCGATGGCCGCGCTCTGCAACGAGAACACCGTCCTCGTCGTCGCCTCCGCTCCGTCCTACGCACACGGCGTCATCGACCCCGTCGCCGAGATAGCCGCCGACGCCGCCGCCCGGGGCATTCCCTGCCATGTCGACGCCTGCGTCGGCGGCTGGCTGCTGCCCTGGCTCGCCGAGGCCGGCGCGCCCGTCCCGCCCTTCGACCTCTCCGTCGCCGGTGTCACCTCGCTCTCCTGCGACCTGCACAAGTTCGGCTACGCCCCCAAGGGCGCCTCCGTACTGCTGTTCCGCGACGAGGCACTGCGCCTCAACGCCTATTACGCCTGCGCCGCCTGGCCCGGCTACAGCGTCGTCAACTCCACGATCCAGAGCAGCAAGGGAGCCGGACCCCTCGCCGGGGCATGGGCCACGCTGCAGGCCCTCGGCGCCGACGGCTACCGCGAACTCGGCCGTGCCGCGCTGGCGGCGACCCGGCGACTGATCGATGGCGTCGGGTCCATCGACGGCCTCACCGTCCTCGGCACCCCCGAGGCCACCCTCGTCGCCATCGGCACCGACCCGGCCGACGAGACCCCGCTCGACCTCTTCGCCCTCGCCGACGAGACCCGCGCCCGGGGTTTCTTCCTCCAGCCCCAGCTCAGCCTCGACGGCCTCCCGGCCAACCTGCATCTGACCCTCACCGGAGTCAGCGAACACGGCGTCGAGGAACTGCTCACCGTCCTGCGCGACTGCGTCGGCATCGTCCGTCCGCTCGGGCCCCCGACACCCCCGGCGGACATCGTCGACCTGCTCCAGCAGGTGGATCTGACCGAACTCGACAACGCGTCCTTCGCGGCGCTGCTCCCCGCCGCCGGTGTCGACCTGACCGGCGAGAACGCGGCCCGGATGGCCCCGGTCAACCGCCTCCTGGACGCCCTCCCGGCGGCGACCCGCGAGGTCATCGTCACCCGCTTCCTGTCCGCGCTCTACAGCCCGTACCTGGGCGGCTGAGGAGGGCCGAAGGCGGCGAGGGGCGGGCGTCCCGCCGGGTCGCGAGGGCAGGTTCGGATCGTGTGCCGTCCGGCATCCGGGCCTGCCGGGCTCACCGGGCGACGCGCTGTTTCCGGCCGCCGCGGCGGAAGCGCACTCCGGCGTAGGCGAGGTCGGCGACCAGGACGAGGCAGCCGATGATCAGCAGGTAGAACAGCCCATGGGCGGCGAATCCGATGATGCCCAGGACGAGGGCCACAAGGATCAGGAACAGGAACAGGCTCATGGGCTCTCCCGGCGGCGTTCGGCGATCAGCGACGGGCGAGACGGCGCTCGCCCTTGACGCCCGGTGTGTACTCGATTTCGTAGTGCGCGAAGACCTCCGGCTCGTCCGTCGCGGGCAGCACGCCGTCCGTGTCGATGGACGGGGCCTTCTTCACCAGGTTCTTGTCGTGAGCGACCTTCAGATAGCCCGGTCCGACGGTCGCGTGGTCCAGGGGTACGAACACCAGGCGACGGCGCGTGGGCAGGCCCACGGTCACGGTGGCGAAGGAAGGGCTGTCGGTGGCCGTGTCGACGTAGACGGATTCCAGGGTGCCGATCTTGTGCCCACCGGGGTCCAGCACGTCATGACCACGCCATTCACGGATGTCGCCTGCCTCGAACATCATGTACCTCCACAGGGGGAGGTACCCCCGATCGCGGGTCTGATGCCCTGGTGGTTCCGGTGTTGTGCCCAGGACGGGCGAGCGGCACACGTGTTCGTCACGCCGTGCCTGGCGCCGTGGCTGGTACGAGCCGCTGGGCCCCGCGGAACACGGACGAGCCGTCACACCGCGCCGCGTACTCCCCTGAGGTCGCGGCCGGTGACCATATCGGAGTCGATCCGCACGAAAACCGCGTTCCGCGAGGGTATCCAAGAGCTCGGACCGACCTGCGACAGCCGTTCGTGCTCGGCGGGATCGGTCATGACCCCGGCGCGTCCGGTCACGACCACACTCCAGCCGGACCGGGTCTCCGCGTCGAACTCGTCCGCCTCGAAGGCGACCACGACTCCGTCGATCGCGCGGACGAGGTCCGAGTCCGAGGAGGTGCAGAGAAGGACGGAGTTGTCCGTGTCCAGGCAGAAATTGACGGGAAGGACCGCGGGCAGTGCCTGCCGGGTGTACACCACGCGGCCGACCGGGACCTTGGCCAGGAGGCGCAGGCACTCCCGCCGGTCGAGTTCGTGAAGGGCGTCGTCCTGGGACATCCATCCATCGTCCCCGCGCGGGCCAGGGCCGTGTAGGGCCGGTCGGCCCTACACGAGGGCCGACCGGCCGGGACCCACCGGCGTGACGGCGCGAGGAACGGGGCCCGTTTCGCCCGCCCGTTCCGCCCGCTCCACCGGAAGCCGTTCCGGCGCCCGTCAGCCGGGCCCACGGACCATGAAGACATCCACCGGGTCCTCGGTCTCGACCGTGAACCCGTGCCGCTCGTAGAGCCGTCGGGCAGGGCTCCCCCGCAGTACGTTCAACCGGACCGGGACGCCGAGACGGTCACACCGCTCCAACAGTTCGCCCAGCACGCCCGAGCCGATCCCGCACCCCTGCAGACGGGGCGCCAGGTAGAAGTGCTCGAACCAGCGCACGTCGTTCTCCGGGCGCAGGGCCACGCAGCCCGCGAACGCGCCACCGACCTCGATCACCCAGGTGTGGGCCGGGTCGAATCCGTCCCGCAGCCGCTGCCGTACGCGGTGCGCGTCGTACCGCCCGAGCCGTTCCAGATCCGCCCGCATCACCACGGCACGCAACTCGGCCACCTCTTCCACATCGCGAAGCGACGCCGGCCGAAGTTCCCAATCCACCATGATCATCACGCTACCGCGCACGCCTGAAGGGTCCGACGCGGGGGCAGGGGACCTGGACGGGACCTGCGGGTGTCCCTCGCCCCTGGCAACGTGGGGGCGATGCCCCCGAGCCCCGCTCGCACCCCCCTTGCCTCACGTCACCCCCGTCCCGCCTCACCCCCTGTCGCACTCCACCACCTGCCCCACGCCGGAGTCACCGCGTACGCGATCCGAAGGAGAGCCGGTCATGACCACATTCCCCACCTCGCGAGCAGTCCGGACAACCCCGGAGGGCCTTCTCTGGGAGCCAAGTGATCGCTGGGTACGCGGCCGCAAGGGCGAGGTCACCGTTGTGGACAGCCGACACCCCGTCCTCGTATGGGAGCCCGAGGTGCCGGTGCCGCTGTACGCCTTCCCGCGCGAGGAGGTCCGCGAGGACCTGCTCCGCCCCGCGAGGAATCCCCTGACCGGCACGCACACCGGATCGCGGATCTTCTACGATCTCGATCTCGACGGTGAGCTGCTGGAGAACGCGGCCTGGACGTTCGCCGCCGCCGACCTGGCCGGTCACATCGCCTTCGAGTGGTTCCGGCGCGCGGGACGAGGCCTGGAGCACTGGTACGAGGAGGAGGAAGAGATCTTCATCCACCCGCGCGACCCGCACAAACGGGTGGACGCCCTGCCGAGCAGCCGCCATGTCCGGGTCGAGATCGACGGCACA
This genomic interval carries:
- a CDS encoding nitroreductase family protein, whose product is MTDELPLSCEELLTTTRSVRHGLDLDRPVDRDLVEDCLRIALQAPNGSNRQNWRWILLTDPRIRAEVAEVYRAAFYDRNAAALERLPELPEAPRSVLTAARALADRLHRVPVLVIPCLEVAQGTLPTGNQAGLWASLLPAAWSYALAARSRGLVTAWTAVHLDREQEVADLLGLPPTVRQGALLPTAHPLRGTFRPGPRLPLEEVLHHDGWQGARPV
- a CDS encoding DUF4142 domain-containing protein; this translates as MPVSRNMAGTVFVGGAVALTLAALVYPTMLGVQTTSSAQTRVIANTQWGPLTEADRDFVVKVRAAGLWEYPLGEIALKKGSTPAMREAGKHLIVGHARLDDMDRKVALQLNITLPNQASPQQQQFVATSVAQNGKQFDTTAANILRVTHGSIFLVIAKVRATTENTLVRNLANLANDTVLDHITMMEKTGTINFDQVLAQQSAPPTLPKDQLTPPPPQPGAPLVVLTARPDLNVHTDTPTPSPQVG
- a CDS encoding TetR/AcrR family transcriptional regulator codes for the protein MPDSPPATPAPAPPPADASRERIIAAATTLFAEHGYDGTSTRRIAADAGLNMATVAYHVGGKPDLYREVMLRAHLAEQRVLTDALAAFRELAPTEPVAAVTGLVDRYLDFCLDQPHIPALWMRRWLSDAAEFANLEAAYARPLIEAVRDTVREVVPAALPAGTAAPADIEMTVWTVLWSTHGFCRSGIRSEVPRFRAHLRGLVLRDLGLAARDPRDQGHV
- a CDS encoding MFS transporter, coding for MTTALVPPATDGELTRRRLLVYGIGSVGTGIFSTVPGLLLLYFMTDALGVPAGIAGLVVALPKAWDAVFNPLVGAASDREAVRTGRRTRLLVAGGLALPAAFAAMFLSPMTGTGAAVWVTVTFVLAASAFSLFQVPYVALPAEMSSVPAVRTRIMVWRIVFLTLGILVAGGAAPLVVGVAGGGRTGYGVMGVAVGLVIAAVLMVPALGTRWVRSRPGLEPLGLVEAFRTARGNRAFFALLASFVLQAAAVAIMLAAAPYVATYRLGGYGLTSMLFVCLVAPSAVAVPLWAKAAGRWGRLRCLTVATCGYAAGAAALLPAAGSGSGTVAVVATLALCGLLGVCYAALQVLPLALLPDTVHADKARTGQVQSGAFTGLWTAGETVGLAAGPGAYSIALAATGFVSSTLDHPVAQTATARTGILLGFSLVPALLMLLSLPALRAYGRRRAAQETETP
- a CDS encoding pyridoxal phosphate-dependent decarboxylase family protein; its protein translation is MTTPQQATVPARAAHPGLPETGRTGADLLAELTVLTAADLPTRGGHTTAYVYDSGRPEVREAAERAYLTMMEVNGLDPTAFPSIVTLERQVVGATAARLGGDDTTPGIFTSGGTESIILAVKAARDARPDVLAPEIVVPVTAHAAFHKAGSYLRVTVRSAPVDPETYRADPAAMAALCNENTVLVVASAPSYAHGVIDPVAEIAADAAARGIPCHVDACVGGWLLPWLAEAGAPVPPFDLSVAGVTSLSCDLHKFGYAPKGASVLLFRDEALRLNAYYACAAWPGYSVVNSTIQSSKGAGPLAGAWATLQALGADGYRELGRAALAATRRLIDGVGSIDGLTVLGTPEATLVAIGTDPADETPLDLFALADETRARGFFLQPQLSLDGLPANLHLTLTGVSEHGVEELLTVLRDCVGIVRPLGPPTPPADIVDLLQQVDLTELDNASFAALLPAAGVDLTGENAARMAPVNRLLDALPAATREVIVTRFLSALYSPYLGG
- a CDS encoding PRC-barrel domain-containing protein, whose protein sequence is MFEAGDIREWRGHDVLDPGGHKIGTLESVYVDTATDSPSFATVTVGLPTRRRLVFVPLDHATVGPGYLKVAHDKNLVKKAPSIDTDGVLPATDEPEVFAHYEIEYTPGVKGERRLARR
- a CDS encoding pyridoxamine 5'-phosphate oxidase family protein, translated to MSQDDALHELDRRECLRLLAKVPVGRVVYTRQALPAVLPVNFCLDTDNSVLLCTSSDSDLVRAIDGVVVAFEADEFDAETRSGWSVVVTGRAGVMTDPAEHERLSQVGPSSWIPSRNAVFVRIDSDMVTGRDLRGVRGAV
- a CDS encoding GNAT family N-acetyltransferase, whose translation is MVDWELRPASLRDVEEVAELRAVVMRADLERLGRYDAHRVRQRLRDGFDPAHTWVIEVGGAFAGCVALRPENDVRWFEHFYLAPRLQGCGIGSGVLGELLERCDRLGVPVRLNVLRGSPARRLYERHGFTVETEDPVDVFMVRGPG
- a CDS encoding DUF427 domain-containing protein; the encoded protein is MTTFPTSRAVRTTPEGLLWEPSDRWVRGRKGEVTVVDSRHPVLVWEPEVPVPLYAFPREEVREDLLRPARNPLTGTHTGSRIFYDLDLDGELLENAAWTFAAADLAGHIAFEWFRRAGRGLEHWYEEEEEIFIHPRDPHKRVDALPSSRHVRVEIDGTLVADTRRPVLLFETGLPTRFYVPREDVRLELFVPTDHHTGCPYKGTAEYWSWRGTAGVPRNIVWSYPQPLPAVGAIRDLLAFYNEAVDITVDGESLARPVTPFTRTLSQQPPSS